In one Nocardioides sp. NBC_00368 genomic region, the following are encoded:
- a CDS encoding TetR/AcrR family transcriptional regulator: MTSPANRTRSDAVRNRDLLVSAAREVLAEQGLDAPMSAVAKRAGVGQGTLYRHFPDRATLATAVLEENVRDIEQVAARPDATLADVLGVVTWQMIRSTAFVGIIRLSSEESSRQLADRVRTTIDGLPKDTHDTDEVMLAVAMVSGAVHGPTPEAREATARRAWGMLGIEIGPVTPGV; encoded by the coding sequence ATGACCAGCCCCGCGAACCGGACCCGGAGCGACGCGGTCCGCAACCGCGACCTCCTGGTCTCGGCTGCCCGCGAAGTGCTCGCCGAGCAGGGTCTCGACGCCCCGATGTCGGCCGTCGCCAAGCGCGCCGGCGTCGGCCAGGGCACCCTCTACCGGCACTTCCCCGACCGGGCCACCCTGGCCACAGCGGTGCTCGAGGAGAACGTACGCGACATCGAGCAGGTCGCGGCCCGGCCGGACGCGACGCTGGCCGATGTGCTCGGCGTCGTCACCTGGCAGATGATCCGTTCGACCGCCTTCGTCGGCATCATCCGGCTCAGCAGCGAGGAGAGCTCGCGGCAGCTCGCCGATCGCGTACGCACCACCATCGACGGGCTCCCGAAGGACACCCACGACACCGACGAGGTCATGCTCGCCGTCGCGATGGTCTCTGGCGCGGTGCACGGGCCGACACCCGAGGCACGTGAGGCCACCGCCCGACGGGCGTGGGGAATGCTCGGGATCGAGATCGGCCCGGTCACGCCGGGGGTCTAG
- a CDS encoding gamma-glutamylcyclotransferase family protein gives MTLYAAYGVNLDPALMSERCPHSPLRTTGWLDGWRLTFGGEDNVLGDGPTTTIVPDPFEQVFVAVYDVVDQDMEALEKWELADIGLYFKTKVRIAALTGELLCETYVLDTYEGGIPYARHLGALADAAEAAGAPDDYVHALRTRPCRSND, from the coding sequence GTGACTCTCTACGCGGCCTATGGCGTCAATCTCGACCCGGCGCTGATGAGTGAGCGGTGTCCGCATTCGCCGTTGCGTACGACCGGGTGGCTGGACGGTTGGCGGCTCACCTTCGGGGGCGAGGACAACGTGCTCGGCGACGGCCCGACGACCACGATCGTCCCAGACCCGTTCGAGCAGGTCTTCGTCGCGGTCTACGACGTGGTGGACCAGGACATGGAGGCCTTGGAGAAGTGGGAGCTGGCCGACATCGGCCTCTACTTCAAGACCAAGGTTCGGATCGCCGCGCTCACGGGGGAGCTGCTCTGCGAGACCTACGTGCTGGACACGTACGAGGGTGGCATCCCCTACGCGCGCCACCTGGGCGCGCTGGCCGACGCCGCCGAGGCGGCCGGGGCGCCCGACGACTACGTGCATGCGCTGCGTACGCGTCCGTGCCGGTCAAACGACTGA
- a CDS encoding NAD(P)H-quinone dehydrogenase, producing the protein MARVTIIGGGPGGYEAALVAQQLGAEVTVVDRDGLGGSAVLTDCVPSKTLIATAELMSDMTLARDLGIHFRDHQGDPATELYADLGVVNKRVKSLALAQSSDIESRLSRRGIRIVKGTGRIDADKRQVIATRAQDGGEEAIENDAVLIATGARPRVLPTAQPDGERILTWEQVYDLDELPSHMIVVGSGVTGAEFASAYLNLGSQVTLVSSRDRVLPGEDADAATVLQDVLERQGMNILSKSRMESVTRDGDVVTVRLTDGREVTGSHCILALGSIPNTEGLGLEEAGIELDEGGFIRTDKVSRTSAYGVYAAGDCTGGFMLASTAAMAGRIAMRHFLGDAVIPMDLKEVAANVFTSPEIATVGYSQAQVDSGEVVADTLRLDLKGNARAKMQGITDGFVKLISRPGTGVVIGGVVVGPRASELIHPITLAVSTGLTVDQIANTFTVYPSISGSTAEAARRLHHVE; encoded by the coding sequence ATGGCGCGGGTGACGATCATTGGTGGGGGTCCTGGCGGATACGAGGCGGCGCTGGTCGCGCAGCAGCTCGGGGCGGAGGTGACGGTCGTCGACCGTGACGGCCTCGGCGGCAGCGCGGTGCTCACCGACTGCGTGCCGAGCAAGACCCTGATCGCCACGGCCGAGCTGATGTCGGACATGACGCTCGCCCGCGACCTGGGCATCCACTTCCGCGATCACCAGGGTGACCCGGCCACCGAGCTCTACGCCGACCTCGGCGTCGTGAACAAGCGGGTCAAGTCGCTCGCGCTCGCGCAGTCGAGCGACATCGAGAGCCGGCTGTCCCGTCGCGGGATCCGGATCGTCAAGGGCACCGGGCGCATCGACGCCGACAAGCGCCAGGTGATCGCGACCCGGGCCCAGGACGGCGGCGAGGAGGCGATCGAGAACGATGCCGTGCTGATCGCCACCGGCGCCCGGCCCCGGGTGCTGCCCACCGCGCAGCCCGACGGCGAGCGGATCCTGACCTGGGAGCAGGTCTACGACCTCGACGAGCTGCCCTCGCACATGATCGTGGTGGGCTCGGGTGTCACCGGCGCGGAGTTCGCCAGCGCCTACCTCAACCTCGGCTCCCAGGTCACCCTGGTCTCCTCGCGCGACCGCGTCCTCCCCGGTGAGGACGCGGACGCGGCGACGGTCCTCCAGGACGTACTCGAGCGTCAGGGTATGAACATCCTCAGCAAGTCGCGGATGGAGTCGGTGACCCGCGACGGCGACGTCGTCACGGTCCGGCTGACCGACGGCCGCGAGGTCACCGGCAGCCACTGCATCCTCGCGCTCGGCTCGATCCCCAACACCGAGGGCCTCGGCCTGGAGGAGGCCGGCATCGAGCTCGACGAGGGCGGGTTCATCCGCACCGACAAGGTGTCGCGCACCTCCGCCTATGGCGTGTACGCAGCCGGCGACTGCACCGGCGGTTTCATGCTCGCCTCGACCGCTGCCATGGCCGGCCGGATCGCGATGCGCCACTTCCTCGGCGACGCGGTCATCCCGATGGACCTCAAGGAGGTCGCGGCCAACGTCTTCACCTCGCCCGAGATCGCCACGGTGGGCTACTCCCAGGCCCAGGTCGACTCCGGCGAGGTCGTCGCCGACACCCTGCGCCTCGACCTCAAGGGCAATGCTCGGGCCAAGATGCAGGGCATCACCGACGGCTTCGTGAAGCTGATCTCGCGCCCCGGCACCGGCGTCGTCATCGGCGGCGTCGTGGTCGGCCCCCGCGCCTCCGAGCTCATCCACCCGATCACCCTCGCCGTCTCCACCGGGCTGACGGTCGACCAGATCGCCAACACCTTCACGGTCTACCCGTCGATCTCCGGCTCCACCGCCGAGGCCGCCCGCCGCCTCCACCACGTCGAGTAG
- the erm gene encoding 23S ribosomal RNA methyltransferase Erm, producing the protein MPDVRPGRHELGQNFLTDRSTVDRIVHLVSQRQGPLVEWGTGNGAVTLALAELGRPLQGVEIDSRRAADLRRRIGTHVCIAEGDILRHAPPQDAVVVSNVPFHLTTPILRHLLASTTWRHAVLLTQWEVARKRAGVGGTTQLTAQWWPWFTFTLDRRVPSTAFRPRPNVDGGLLLVDRRREPLLPESERRDFQSWVAKVFSSRGRGVAEILRRNGVPGALAHRIARRRRRSHAPVLPRDLRAEDWAEAYAAL; encoded by the coding sequence ATGCCCGACGTACGCCCTGGCCGGCACGAGCTCGGCCAGAACTTTCTCACCGACAGGTCGACAGTCGACCGCATCGTCCATCTCGTCTCGCAGCGGCAGGGTCCGCTGGTCGAGTGGGGCACCGGCAACGGTGCCGTCACGCTGGCGCTGGCCGAGCTGGGCCGGCCGCTGCAGGGGGTCGAGATCGACTCCCGCCGCGCGGCCGACCTGCGCCGACGGATCGGTACGCACGTGTGTATCGCCGAAGGCGACATCCTGCGGCACGCGCCACCTCAGGACGCGGTCGTCGTCTCCAACGTCCCGTTCCACCTGACCACACCGATCCTGCGCCACCTGCTCGCCTCGACGACGTGGCGTCACGCCGTGCTCCTCACCCAGTGGGAGGTCGCCCGCAAGCGCGCGGGGGTAGGCGGTACGACCCAGCTCACCGCGCAGTGGTGGCCGTGGTTCACCTTCACCCTCGACCGGCGCGTCCCGTCGACGGCCTTCCGTCCGCGGCCCAACGTCGACGGCGGGCTGCTGCTCGTCGACCGGCGCCGGGAGCCGCTGCTTCCCGAGTCCGAACGCCGCGACTTCCAGTCGTGGGTCGCGAAGGTCTTCAGCAGCCGCGGCCGCGGGGTCGCCGAGATCCTGCGCCGCAACGGCGTCCCCGGTGCGCTCGCCCATCGGATCGCCCGGCGGCGCCGGCGATCTCACGCGCCCGTGCTGCCGCGTGACCTGCGGGCGGAGGACTGGGCCGAGGCGTACGCAGCGCTCTGA
- a CDS encoding pyruvate carboxylase has product MFKKVLVANRGEIAIRAFRAGFELGAKTVAVFPYEDRGSEHRLKADEAYQIGELGHPIRAYLDPNAIVEVAKQSGADAIYPGYGFLSENPALAEACARAGITFIGPSAEVLTLTGNKATAIAAAKAAGVPTLQSVEPSTDVDQLVSAASALPYPLFVKAVAGGGGRGMRRVDDPEKLREAVETCMREGEAAFGDPTVFIEQAVVEPRHIEVQILADGEGNVIHLFERDCSVQRRHQKVVEIAPAPNLDPELRERICADAVRFAKEIGYSCAGTVEFLLDPAGNYVFIEMNPRIQVEHTVTEEVTDVDLVRSQMRIAAGETLADLGLSQDSVQLRGAAMQCRITTEDPANNFRPDTGMITTYRSPGGAGIRVDGGTTYAGAEVSPHFDSMLAKLTCRGRTFEDAVTRARRAVAEFRIRGVATNIPFLQALLDDPDFIAGSITTSFIETHPQLLTARASGDRGTKLLTYLADVTVNQPHGAAPVSLHPSSKLPAVDLSIAPPAGSRDLLRELGPEGFAAALRAQEAVAVTDTTFRDAHQSLLATRVRTTDLLGVAGHVARLTPQLWSMEAWGGATYDVALRFLSEDPWERLAQLREAIPNINLQMLLRGRNTVGYTPYPTEVTDAFVSEAAETGIDVFRIFDALNDVSQMRPAIDAVRSTGTAVAEVALCYTGDLSSPDEKLYTLDYYLRLAEEIVSAGAHVLAIKDMAGLLRAPAARTLVTALRERFDLPVHLHTHDTAGGQLATLTAAIEAGVDAVDAATASMAGTTSQPPLSSLVAATDHTPRATGLSLAAVNSLEPYWEAVRRVYAPFESGLPAPTGRVYRHEIPGGQLSNLRQQAIALGLGEKFEQIEDMYAAANQILGRVPKVTPSSKVIGDLALSLVAAGADPTAFEADPAAYDIPASVIGFLNGELGDPPGGWPEPFRSKATAGRTWKEPSPSLSAEDAAGLVSDRRGTLNRLLFPGPTKDFNEARSKWGDVSVISTLDYLYGLREGEEHVVEISEGKTVIFGLTAVSEPDERGIRTVMATINGHLRPIGVRDRSVAAEVAAAEKADPAVPGQVAAPFQGVVTITVAAGESVKAGDTVATIEAMKMEAAITAPIDGTVSRLAFSATQAVDGGDLVLVLG; this is encoded by the coding sequence ATGTTCAAGAAGGTGTTGGTTGCCAACCGCGGCGAGATCGCGATCCGAGCTTTCCGTGCAGGCTTTGAGCTCGGGGCCAAGACGGTCGCCGTCTTTCCCTACGAGGACCGGGGCTCAGAGCACCGGCTGAAGGCCGACGAGGCCTACCAGATCGGGGAGCTCGGTCATCCGATCCGTGCCTACCTCGATCCCAACGCGATCGTCGAGGTCGCCAAGCAGAGTGGCGCGGACGCCATCTACCCGGGTTACGGGTTCCTCTCCGAGAACCCTGCGCTGGCCGAGGCCTGCGCCCGGGCGGGGATCACGTTCATCGGGCCGTCGGCGGAGGTCCTCACGCTGACCGGCAACAAGGCCACCGCCATCGCGGCGGCGAAGGCCGCCGGCGTACCGACCCTTCAGTCCGTCGAGCCGTCCACCGACGTCGACCAGCTCGTCTCCGCCGCGTCCGCTCTTCCCTACCCCCTGTTCGTGAAGGCCGTCGCCGGTGGTGGCGGTCGCGGGATGCGGCGGGTCGACGACCCCGAGAAGCTTCGCGAGGCCGTCGAGACCTGTATGCGCGAGGGTGAGGCCGCCTTCGGTGACCCGACCGTCTTCATCGAGCAGGCCGTGGTCGAGCCGCGTCACATCGAGGTACAGATCCTCGCCGACGGCGAGGGCAACGTCATCCACCTCTTCGAGCGTGACTGCTCAGTGCAGCGCCGCCACCAGAAGGTCGTCGAGATCGCACCCGCACCCAACCTCGACCCCGAGCTGCGCGAGCGCATCTGCGCGGACGCCGTGCGGTTCGCCAAGGAGATCGGCTACTCGTGTGCGGGCACGGTCGAGTTCCTGCTCGACCCCGCCGGCAACTACGTCTTCATCGAGATGAACCCGCGCATCCAGGTCGAGCACACCGTGACCGAGGAGGTCACCGACGTCGACCTGGTCCGCTCGCAGATGCGGATCGCCGCCGGCGAGACGCTGGCCGACCTCGGCCTGAGCCAGGACTCCGTGCAGCTTCGCGGCGCGGCGATGCAGTGCCGGATCACCACCGAGGACCCGGCCAACAACTTCCGCCCCGACACGGGCATGATCACCACCTACCGCTCCCCCGGCGGCGCCGGGATCCGGGTCGACGGCGGCACGACGTACGCCGGCGCCGAGGTCTCGCCGCACTTCGACTCGATGCTCGCCAAGCTCACCTGCCGCGGGCGCACCTTCGAGGACGCCGTCACCCGCGCCCGCCGGGCCGTGGCGGAGTTCCGGATCCGCGGCGTCGCGACGAACATCCCGTTCCTGCAGGCGCTGCTCGACGACCCCGACTTCATCGCGGGCTCGATCACGACCTCGTTCATCGAGACCCACCCGCAGCTGCTGACCGCGCGGGCCTCCGGCGACCGCGGCACCAAGCTGCTCACCTACCTCGCCGACGTGACCGTCAACCAGCCGCACGGCGCCGCGCCGGTCTCGCTGCACCCGTCCTCGAAGCTGCCGGCGGTCGACCTCTCGATCGCGCCCCCGGCGGGTTCGCGCGACCTGCTGCGCGAGCTCGGGCCGGAGGGCTTCGCGGCCGCGCTGCGCGCCCAGGAGGCGGTGGCGGTCACCGACACCACCTTCCGTGACGCCCACCAGTCGCTGCTGGCGACCCGGGTCCGCACCACCGACCTGCTCGGTGTCGCCGGCCACGTCGCGCGGCTGACGCCGCAGCTGTGGTCGATGGAGGCCTGGGGCGGGGCGACGTACGACGTGGCTCTGCGCTTCCTCTCCGAGGACCCGTGGGAGCGGCTGGCGCAGCTGCGCGAGGCGATCCCCAACATCAACCTGCAGATGCTGCTGCGTGGTCGCAACACGGTGGGCTACACGCCCTACCCGACCGAGGTCACCGACGCGTTCGTCTCGGAGGCCGCGGAGACCGGGATCGACGTGTTCCGGATCTTCGACGCCCTCAACGACGTCTCCCAGATGCGCCCGGCGATCGACGCCGTGCGCTCGACCGGGACCGCTGTCGCCGAGGTGGCGCTGTGCTACACGGGCGACCTCTCCTCGCCCGACGAGAAGCTCTACACGCTCGACTACTACCTGCGACTCGCAGAGGAGATCGTCTCGGCCGGAGCGCACGTGCTGGCGATCAAGGACATGGCCGGGCTGCTACGGGCGCCTGCGGCGCGCACCCTGGTGACCGCGCTCCGAGAGCGGTTCGACCTGCCGGTCCACCTGCACACCCACGACACCGCCGGTGGCCAGCTGGCCACGCTGACGGCCGCGATCGAGGCCGGCGTCGACGCCGTCGACGCCGCGACCGCGTCGATGGCCGGCACCACCTCCCAGCCGCCGCTCTCCTCGCTGGTGGCGGCGACCGACCACACCCCGCGAGCCACCGGGCTCTCGCTGGCGGCGGTCAACTCGCTCGAGCCCTACTGGGAGGCCGTACGCCGCGTCTACGCGCCCTTCGAGTCCGGGCTGCCCGCGCCGACCGGCCGGGTCTATCGCCACGAGATCCCGGGCGGCCAGCTCTCCAACCTGCGCCAGCAGGCGATCGCGCTCGGGCTGGGTGAGAAGTTCGAGCAGATCGAGGACATGTACGCCGCGGCCAACCAGATCCTCGGCCGCGTCCCCAAGGTCACCCCGTCCTCGAAGGTCATCGGCGACCTGGCCCTGTCGCTGGTCGCCGCCGGTGCCGACCCGACTGCGTTCGAGGCCGACCCGGCTGCGTACGACATCCCGGCATCGGTCATCGGCTTCCTCAACGGCGAGCTCGGCGACCCGCCGGGTGGCTGGCCCGAGCCGTTCCGCAGCAAGGCCACCGCGGGACGCACCTGGAAGGAGCCGTCGCCGTCGCTGTCGGCCGAGGACGCCGCCGGGCTGGTCTCCGACCGTCGCGGCACGCTCAACCGGCTGCTCTTCCCCGGACCGACGAAGGACTTCAACGAGGCGCGCTCGAAGTGGGGCGACGTGTCGGTGATCTCGACCCTCGACTACCTCTACGGGCTGCGCGAGGGCGAGGAGCACGTCGTCGAGATCTCCGAGGGCAAGACGGTGATCTTCGGTCTCACCGCCGTCTCCGAGCCCGACGAGCGCGGCATCCGCACCGTCATGGCGACGATCAACGGCCACCTGCGCCCGATCGGCGTGCGTGACCGCTCCGTCGCCGCCGAGGTCGCCGCCGCCGAGAAGGCCGACCCCGCCGTACCGGGCCAGGTCGCGGCGCCGTTCCAGGGTGTCGTCACCATCACCGTCGCGGCCGGCGAGTCGGTCAAGGCCGGCGACACCGTCGCCACCATCGAGGCGATGAAGATGGAGGCCGCCATCACCGCCCCCATCGACGGCACCGTCTCGCGCCTCGCGTTCTCCGCCACCCAGGCCGTCGACGGCGGCGACCTGGTGCTCGTGCTCGGCTGA
- a CDS encoding DinB family protein, which produces MTATAVTATDISTSSRERADLLETLAKHRGFLRFAVRNLTDEQARLTPTASALSLGGLVKHVAGVERGWADFIVRGTVAQELSPEKYAEFAADFVLADETLEGVLEAYEKVAAATDELIRTVDLDADHALPEAPWFEAGARWSNRRVIAHILAETAQHAGHADIIRETIDGQKTMG; this is translated from the coding sequence ATGACCGCCACCGCCGTGACCGCCACCGACATCTCCACCTCCTCGCGCGAGCGCGCCGACCTGCTGGAGACGCTGGCCAAGCACCGCGGCTTCCTGCGCTTCGCCGTCCGCAACCTGACCGACGAGCAGGCACGACTCACCCCGACCGCCTCCGCGCTCAGCCTCGGCGGTCTCGTCAAGCACGTCGCCGGCGTCGAGCGGGGCTGGGCCGACTTCATCGTCCGTGGGACGGTCGCGCAGGAGCTCTCCCCGGAGAAGTACGCCGAGTTCGCCGCCGACTTCGTGCTCGCCGACGAGACGCTGGAGGGCGTGCTCGAGGCGTACGAGAAGGTGGCCGCCGCCACCGACGAGCTGATCCGCACCGTCGACCTCGACGCGGACCACGCCCTTCCTGAGGCCCCGTGGTTCGAGGCCGGCGCCCGCTGGTCCAACCGCCGCGTCATCGCTCACATCCTGGCCGAGACCGCCCAGCACGCCGGTCACGCCGACATCATCCGGGAGACCATCGACGGTCAGAAGACGATGGGCTGA
- the lpdA gene encoding dihydrolipoyl dehydrogenase, with protein sequence MTHFDVLVLGAGPGGYVAAIRAAQLGKSVAVVEKQYWGGVCLNVGCIPSKALLRNAEIAHIITHEKKTFGISGDATMDFGATWKRSRSVADASAKGVHYLMKKNKITEIDGWGTLAGPKSIDVEGNDGAKSSYTFDNLIIGTGATVRSVPGVEPNGQNIVTYEEQILTEQLPSSIIIGGSGAIGVEFAYVLKNFGVDVTIVEFLDRMVPTEDADVSKELLRQYKKLGINVLLSTAVKGAEDTGSGVTVRVAPAAGGEEQVLEADKFLAAFGFAPRVEGFGLENTGVELTDRGAIAVDGRGRTNVEGVYAIGDCTGKLMLAHTAEAMGVVAAETIADAETMELNFDMIPRATFCQPQIASFGYSEAQAKEKGYDVKTSSFPFSANGKARGMAEGVGFVKIVADAEHNEILGAHMIGPEVTELLPALTLAQQWDLTADEVARNVFAHPTLSEAMKEAIEGIAGHMINL encoded by the coding sequence GTGACCCACTTTGATGTCCTCGTCCTCGGCGCTGGCCCCGGTGGCTACGTCGCCGCCATCCGTGCCGCTCAGCTCGGCAAGTCCGTCGCCGTCGTCGAGAAGCAGTACTGGGGTGGTGTCTGCCTCAACGTCGGCTGTATCCCCTCCAAGGCGCTGCTCCGCAATGCTGAGATCGCGCACATCATCACCCACGAGAAGAAGACCTTCGGGATCTCGGGGGACGCGACCATGGACTTCGGTGCGACGTGGAAGCGCAGCCGCAGCGTGGCCGACGCGAGCGCCAAGGGCGTGCACTACCTGATGAAGAAGAACAAGATCACCGAGATCGACGGCTGGGGCACCCTCGCCGGACCGAAGTCGATCGACGTCGAGGGCAACGACGGTGCGAAGAGCTCCTACACCTTCGACAACCTCATCATCGGCACCGGTGCGACCGTCCGCTCGGTCCCGGGTGTCGAGCCCAACGGGCAGAACATCGTGACCTACGAGGAGCAGATCCTCACCGAGCAGCTGCCCAGCTCGATCATCATCGGCGGCTCGGGTGCGATCGGCGTCGAGTTCGCCTACGTGCTGAAGAACTTCGGTGTGGACGTCACGATCGTGGAGTTCCTCGACCGGATGGTGCCGACCGAGGACGCCGACGTGTCCAAGGAGCTGCTGCGGCAGTACAAGAAGCTCGGCATCAACGTGCTGCTCTCGACCGCCGTCAAGGGCGCCGAGGACACCGGTTCCGGCGTGACGGTCAGGGTGGCTCCTGCTGCCGGCGGCGAGGAGCAGGTGCTCGAGGCCGACAAGTTCCTCGCGGCCTTCGGGTTCGCCCCGCGGGTCGAGGGTTTCGGCCTGGAGAACACGGGCGTCGAGCTCACCGACCGGGGCGCGATCGCGGTCGACGGGCGTGGCCGCACCAATGTCGAGGGCGTCTACGCCATCGGTGACTGCACCGGCAAGCTGATGCTCGCCCACACCGCCGAGGCGATGGGTGTCGTCGCCGCCGAGACCATCGCCGACGCGGAGACGATGGAGCTCAACTTCGACATGATCCCGCGCGCGACGTTCTGCCAGCCGCAGATCGCCTCGTTCGGCTACTCCGAGGCGCAGGCCAAGGAGAAGGGCTACGACGTCAAGACGTCCTCCTTCCCGTTCTCCGCGAACGGCAAGGCCCGCGGCATGGCCGAGGGTGTCGGCTTCGTGAAGATCGTCGCCGACGCCGAGCACAACGAGATCCTCGGCGCCCACATGATCGGCCCCGAGGTCACCGAGCTGCTGCCCGCGCTGACGCTCGCCCAGCAGTGGGACCTGACCGCCGACGAGGTCGCGCGCAACGTCTTCGCCCACCCGACGCTTTCGGAGGCGATGAAGGAAGCGATCGAGGGCATCGCGGGTCACATGATCAACCTCTGA
- a CDS encoding purine-nucleoside phosphorylase: protein MTTPYELAKEAAAALAEKTGVRTHDIALVLGSGWLPAAEALGEDYTEIATTDLPGFSAAAVAGHSGKIRSIRSASGQNLLVFLSRTHYYEGKGVSAVVHPVRTAAAAGCETIVLTNGCGGLNPSWSPGTPVLIRDHINLTAASPLVGANFVDLTDLYSARLRGLAKEVDASLDEGVYVQFPGPHYETPAEVKMAGIIGGDLVGMSTTLEAIAAREAKMEILGISLVTNLAAGISDQPLDHAEVLEAGRSAATRMGALLGDLLPKI, encoded by the coding sequence GTGACCACGCCTTACGAACTCGCCAAGGAAGCCGCCGCCGCGCTCGCGGAGAAGACCGGCGTACGGACGCACGACATCGCGCTGGTGCTGGGCTCGGGCTGGCTGCCCGCCGCCGAGGCGCTCGGCGAGGACTACACCGAGATCGCCACCACCGACCTGCCCGGTTTCAGCGCCGCCGCGGTCGCGGGTCACAGCGGCAAGATCCGCTCGATCCGGTCGGCTTCCGGGCAGAATCTGCTGGTCTTCCTCAGCCGCACGCACTACTACGAGGGCAAGGGTGTCTCGGCGGTGGTGCACCCGGTCCGGACCGCTGCCGCGGCCGGCTGCGAGACCATCGTGCTCACCAACGGCTGCGGCGGGCTCAACCCGTCCTGGTCGCCGGGCACTCCCGTCCTGATCCGCGACCACATCAATCTGACCGCGGCGTCTCCGCTGGTCGGCGCCAACTTCGTCGACCTCACCGACCTCTACTCAGCGCGTCTGCGGGGTCTCGCCAAGGAGGTGGACGCCTCGCTCGACGAGGGCGTGTACGTCCAGTTCCCCGGACCCCACTACGAGACCCCCGCCGAGGTGAAGATGGCCGGCATCATCGGCGGAGACCTGGTCGGCATGTCGACCACCCTCGAGGCGATCGCGGCCCGCGAGGCCAAGATGGAGATCCTCGGGATCTCGCTGGTCACGAATCTGGCCGCCGGTATCTCCGACCAGCCGCTCGACCACGCCGAGGTCCTCGAGGCCGGCCGCAGCGCCGCCACCCGGATGGGCGCGCTTCTCGGCGACCTGTTGCCCAAGATCTGA